Proteins co-encoded in one Apteryx mantelli isolate bAptMan1 chromosome 4, bAptMan1.hap1, whole genome shotgun sequence genomic window:
- the KLC1 gene encoding kinesin light chain 1 isoform X5 has protein sequence MYENMSTMVYLKEEKLEKLTQDEIIAKTKQVINGLEALKNEHNSILQSLLETLKCLKKDDETNLVEEKSNMIRKSLEMLELGLSEAQVMMALSNHLNAVESEKQKLRAQVRRLCQENQWLRDELANTQQKLQKSEQSVAQLEEEKKHLEFMNQLKKYDDDISPSEDKDTDSTKEPLDDLFPNDEDEQGQGIQQQHSSAAAAAQQGGYEIPARLRTLHNLVIQYASQGRYEVAVPLCKQALEDLEKTSGHDHPDVATMLNILALVYRDQNKYKDAANLLNDALAIREKTLGKDHPAVAATLNNLAVLYGKRGKYKEAEPLCKRALEIREKVLGKDHPDVAKQLNNLALLCQNQGKYEEVEYYYQRALEIYQTKLGPDDPNVAKTKNNLASCYLKQGKFKQAETLYKEILTRAHEREFGSVDDENKPIWMHAEEREECKGKQKDGTSFGEYGGWYKACKVDSPTVTTTLKNLGALYRRQGKFEAAETLEEAAMRSRKQGLDNVHKQRVAEVLNDPESIEKRRSRESLNVDVVKYESGPDGGEEVSMSVEWNGA, from the exons ATGTATGAAAACATGTCCACAATGGTGTATCTAAAGGAAGAGAAGTTGGAGAAGCTTACTCAAGATGAAATCATTGCCAAAACTAAGCAAGTTATTAATGGACTAGAGGCACTGAAGAATGAACACAATTCAATTTTACAGAGCTtacttgaaacactgaaatgtttgaAGAAAGATGATGAAACTAATCTGGTTGAAGAAAAATCAAACATGATTCGAAAGTCACTGGAGATGTTGGAACTTGGACTTAGTGAAGCACAG GTAATGATGGCATTGTCAAATCACTTAAATGCAGTGGAATCAGAGAAGCAGAAATTGCGTGCTCAGGTTCGCCGGTTATGCCAGGAAAATCAGTGGCTACGAGATGAACTAGCCAATACGCAACAGAAACTACAGAAAAGTGAGCAATCTGTGGCTCaactggaggaagaaaagaaacatctAGAATTCAtgaatcaattaaaaaaatacgACGATGATATTTCACCATCA GAAGATAAAGATACGGATTCCACCAAAGAGCCTTTGGATGACTTATTTCCCAATGATGAAGATGAGCAAGGACAAGGAA TTCAACAACAGCatagcagtgcagctgctgctgcccaacAAGGTGGCTATGAAATTCCAGCAAGATTAAGGACCCTTCATAATCTTGTTATCCAGTATGCTTCCCAAGGTAGATACGAGGTTGCTGTACCACTCTGTAAACAAGCTCTTGAAGATCTGGAGAAGACTTCAGGTCATGATCATCCTGATGTTGCCACTATGTTAAACATACTTGCTTTGGTGTACAG ggaCCAGAACAAATACAAAGATGCAGCAAACCTCCTGAATGATGCCTTGGCCATCCGTGAGAAGACTTTGGGCAAAGATCATCCAGCG GTGGCAGCAACTCTAAACAACCTTGCAGTGCTTTACGGTAAACGCGGAAAGTACAAGGAAGCTGAACCTTTGTGTAAGCGAGCTCTGGAAATCAGAGAAAAG GTCTTGGGGAAAGATCACCCTGATGTCGCCAAACAATTAAATAACCTGGCTTTACTGTGCCAGAACCAGGGTAAATATGAAGAGGTAGAATACTACTATCAGAGGGCACTGGAGATTTACCAAACTAAGCTGGGACCAGATGATCCAAATGTTGCAAAAACAAAGAATAACCTg GCATCCTGCTATCTAAAACAGGGCAAATTTAAGCAAGCAGAAACTTTATACAAAGAGATTCTTACTCGTGCTCATGAACGGGAATTTGGTTCTGTAGATG ATGAAAATAAACCTATTTGGATGCATGCTGAAGAAAGGGAAGAATGCAAA GGAAAGCAAAAAGATGGCACATCTTTTGGAGAATATGGTGGCTGGTACAAAGCTTGCAAAGTTGATAG TCCAACAGTAACAACTACCTTAAAGAACCTTGGGGCACTTTACAGACGGCAAGGCAAATTTGAAGCTGCTGAAACGTTAGAAGAGGCAGCGATGCGATCTCGTAAACAG GGTCTTGACAATGTTCATAAACAGAGAGTTGCTGAAGTGCTGAATGACCCtgagagcatagagaaaaggcGCAGCCGAGAAAGCCTCAATGTCGATGTGGTAAAGTACGAGAGTGGTCCTGATGGGGGCGAGGAAGTGAGTATGAGCGTAGAATGGAATGGG GCCTAG
- the KLC1 gene encoding kinesin light chain 1 isoform X2, producing MYENMSTMVYLKEEKLEKLTQDEIIAKTKQVINGLEALKNEHNSILQSLLETLKCLKKDDETNLVEEKSNMIRKSLEMLELGLSEAQVMMALSNHLNAVESEKQKLRAQVRRLCQENQWLRDELANTQQKLQKSEQSVAQLEEEKKHLEFMNQLKKYDDDISPSEDKDTDSTKEPLDDLFPNDEDEQGQGIQQQHSSAAAAAQQGGYEIPARLRTLHNLVIQYASQGRYEVAVPLCKQALEDLEKTSGHDHPDVATMLNILALVYRDQNKYKDAANLLNDALAIREKTLGKDHPAVAATLNNLAVLYGKRGKYKEAEPLCKRALEIREKVLGKDHPDVAKQLNNLALLCQNQGKYEEVEYYYQRALEIYQTKLGPDDPNVAKTKNNLASCYLKQGKFKQAETLYKEILTRAHEREFGSVDDENKPIWMHAEEREECKGKQKDGTSFGEYGGWYKACKVDSPTVTTTLKNLGALYRRQGKFEAAETLEEAAMRSRKQGLDNVHKQRVAEVLNDPESIEKRRSRESLNVDVVKYESGPDGGEEDGTGSLKRSGSFSKLRASIRRSSEKLVRKLKGGSSRDSEPKNPGMKRASSLNVLNMGGKATEDHFQERNNCLTDSRALSVSHTDLAH from the exons ATGTATGAAAACATGTCCACAATGGTGTATCTAAAGGAAGAGAAGTTGGAGAAGCTTACTCAAGATGAAATCATTGCCAAAACTAAGCAAGTTATTAATGGACTAGAGGCACTGAAGAATGAACACAATTCAATTTTACAGAGCTtacttgaaacactgaaatgtttgaAGAAAGATGATGAAACTAATCTGGTTGAAGAAAAATCAAACATGATTCGAAAGTCACTGGAGATGTTGGAACTTGGACTTAGTGAAGCACAG GTAATGATGGCATTGTCAAATCACTTAAATGCAGTGGAATCAGAGAAGCAGAAATTGCGTGCTCAGGTTCGCCGGTTATGCCAGGAAAATCAGTGGCTACGAGATGAACTAGCCAATACGCAACAGAAACTACAGAAAAGTGAGCAATCTGTGGCTCaactggaggaagaaaagaaacatctAGAATTCAtgaatcaattaaaaaaatacgACGATGATATTTCACCATCA GAAGATAAAGATACGGATTCCACCAAAGAGCCTTTGGATGACTTATTTCCCAATGATGAAGATGAGCAAGGACAAGGAA TTCAACAACAGCatagcagtgcagctgctgctgcccaacAAGGTGGCTATGAAATTCCAGCAAGATTAAGGACCCTTCATAATCTTGTTATCCAGTATGCTTCCCAAGGTAGATACGAGGTTGCTGTACCACTCTGTAAACAAGCTCTTGAAGATCTGGAGAAGACTTCAGGTCATGATCATCCTGATGTTGCCACTATGTTAAACATACTTGCTTTGGTGTACAG ggaCCAGAACAAATACAAAGATGCAGCAAACCTCCTGAATGATGCCTTGGCCATCCGTGAGAAGACTTTGGGCAAAGATCATCCAGCG GTGGCAGCAACTCTAAACAACCTTGCAGTGCTTTACGGTAAACGCGGAAAGTACAAGGAAGCTGAACCTTTGTGTAAGCGAGCTCTGGAAATCAGAGAAAAG GTCTTGGGGAAAGATCACCCTGATGTCGCCAAACAATTAAATAACCTGGCTTTACTGTGCCAGAACCAGGGTAAATATGAAGAGGTAGAATACTACTATCAGAGGGCACTGGAGATTTACCAAACTAAGCTGGGACCAGATGATCCAAATGTTGCAAAAACAAAGAATAACCTg GCATCCTGCTATCTAAAACAGGGCAAATTTAAGCAAGCAGAAACTTTATACAAAGAGATTCTTACTCGTGCTCATGAACGGGAATTTGGTTCTGTAGATG ATGAAAATAAACCTATTTGGATGCATGCTGAAGAAAGGGAAGAATGCAAA GGAAAGCAAAAAGATGGCACATCTTTTGGAGAATATGGTGGCTGGTACAAAGCTTGCAAAGTTGATAG TCCAACAGTAACAACTACCTTAAAGAACCTTGGGGCACTTTACAGACGGCAAGGCAAATTTGAAGCTGCTGAAACGTTAGAAGAGGCAGCGATGCGATCTCGTAAACAG GGTCTTGACAATGTTCATAAACAGAGAGTTGCTGAAGTGCTGAATGACCCtgagagcatagagaaaaggcGCAGCCGAGAAAGCCTCAATGTCGATGTGGTAAAGTACGAGAGTGGTCCTGATGGGGGCGAGGAA GATGGCACTGGATCTTTAAAACGCAGCGGTTCCTTTAGCAAACTTCGTGCTTCCATTAGACGCAGCAGCGAGAAGCTGGTTAGGAAGCTGAAGGGCGGAAGTTCACGAGACAGTGAACCAAAGAATCCCGG
- the KLC1 gene encoding kinesin light chain 1 isoform X6, with amino-acid sequence MYENMSTMVYLKEEKLEKLTQDEIIAKTKQVINGLEALKNEHNSILQSLLETLKCLKKDDETNLVEEKSNMIRKSLEMLELGLSEAQVMMALSNHLNAVESEKQKLRAQVRRLCQENQWLRDELANTQQKLQKSEQSVAQLEEEKKHLEFMNQLKKYDDDISPSEDKDTDSTKEPLDDLFPNDEDEQGQGIQQQHSSAAAAAQQGGYEIPARLRTLHNLVIQYASQGRYEVAVPLCKQALEDLEKTSGHDHPDVATMLNILALVYRDQNKYKDAANLLNDALAIREKTLGKDHPAVAATLNNLAVLYGKRGKYKEAEPLCKRALEIREKVLGKDHPDVAKQLNNLALLCQNQGKYEEVEYYYQRALEIYQTKLGPDDPNVAKTKNNLASCYLKQGKFKQAETLYKEILTRAHEREFGSVDDENKPIWMHAEEREECKGKQKDGTSFGEYGGWYKACKVDSPTVTTTLKNLGALYRRQGKFEAAETLEEAAMRSRKQGLDNVHKQRVAEVLNDPESIEKRRSRESLNVDVVKYESGPDGGEEA; translated from the exons ATGTATGAAAACATGTCCACAATGGTGTATCTAAAGGAAGAGAAGTTGGAGAAGCTTACTCAAGATGAAATCATTGCCAAAACTAAGCAAGTTATTAATGGACTAGAGGCACTGAAGAATGAACACAATTCAATTTTACAGAGCTtacttgaaacactgaaatgtttgaAGAAAGATGATGAAACTAATCTGGTTGAAGAAAAATCAAACATGATTCGAAAGTCACTGGAGATGTTGGAACTTGGACTTAGTGAAGCACAG GTAATGATGGCATTGTCAAATCACTTAAATGCAGTGGAATCAGAGAAGCAGAAATTGCGTGCTCAGGTTCGCCGGTTATGCCAGGAAAATCAGTGGCTACGAGATGAACTAGCCAATACGCAACAGAAACTACAGAAAAGTGAGCAATCTGTGGCTCaactggaggaagaaaagaaacatctAGAATTCAtgaatcaattaaaaaaatacgACGATGATATTTCACCATCA GAAGATAAAGATACGGATTCCACCAAAGAGCCTTTGGATGACTTATTTCCCAATGATGAAGATGAGCAAGGACAAGGAA TTCAACAACAGCatagcagtgcagctgctgctgcccaacAAGGTGGCTATGAAATTCCAGCAAGATTAAGGACCCTTCATAATCTTGTTATCCAGTATGCTTCCCAAGGTAGATACGAGGTTGCTGTACCACTCTGTAAACAAGCTCTTGAAGATCTGGAGAAGACTTCAGGTCATGATCATCCTGATGTTGCCACTATGTTAAACATACTTGCTTTGGTGTACAG ggaCCAGAACAAATACAAAGATGCAGCAAACCTCCTGAATGATGCCTTGGCCATCCGTGAGAAGACTTTGGGCAAAGATCATCCAGCG GTGGCAGCAACTCTAAACAACCTTGCAGTGCTTTACGGTAAACGCGGAAAGTACAAGGAAGCTGAACCTTTGTGTAAGCGAGCTCTGGAAATCAGAGAAAAG GTCTTGGGGAAAGATCACCCTGATGTCGCCAAACAATTAAATAACCTGGCTTTACTGTGCCAGAACCAGGGTAAATATGAAGAGGTAGAATACTACTATCAGAGGGCACTGGAGATTTACCAAACTAAGCTGGGACCAGATGATCCAAATGTTGCAAAAACAAAGAATAACCTg GCATCCTGCTATCTAAAACAGGGCAAATTTAAGCAAGCAGAAACTTTATACAAAGAGATTCTTACTCGTGCTCATGAACGGGAATTTGGTTCTGTAGATG ATGAAAATAAACCTATTTGGATGCATGCTGAAGAAAGGGAAGAATGCAAA GGAAAGCAAAAAGATGGCACATCTTTTGGAGAATATGGTGGCTGGTACAAAGCTTGCAAAGTTGATAG TCCAACAGTAACAACTACCTTAAAGAACCTTGGGGCACTTTACAGACGGCAAGGCAAATTTGAAGCTGCTGAAACGTTAGAAGAGGCAGCGATGCGATCTCGTAAACAG GGTCTTGACAATGTTCATAAACAGAGAGTTGCTGAAGTGCTGAATGACCCtgagagcatagagaaaaggcGCAGCCGAGAAAGCCTCAATGTCGATGTGGTAAAGTACGAGAGTGGTCCTGATGGGGGCGAGGAA GCCTAG
- the KLC1 gene encoding kinesin light chain 1 isoform X4: MYENMSTMVYLKEEKLEKLTQDEIIAKTKQVINGLEALKNEHNSILQSLLETLKCLKKDDETNLVEEKSNMIRKSLEMLELGLSEAQVMMALSNHLNAVESEKQKLRAQVRRLCQENQWLRDELANTQQKLQKSEQSVAQLEEEKKHLEFMNQLKKYDDDISPSEDKDTDSTKEPLDDLFPNDEDEQGQGIQQQHSSAAAAAQQGGYEIPARLRTLHNLVIQYASQGRYEVAVPLCKQALEDLEKTSGHDHPDVATMLNILALVYRDQNKYKDAANLLNDALAIREKTLGKDHPAVAATLNNLAVLYGKRGKYKEAEPLCKRALEIREKVLGKDHPDVAKQLNNLALLCQNQGKYEEVEYYYQRALEIYQTKLGPDDPNVAKTKNNLASCYLKQGKFKQAETLYKEILTRAHEREFGSVDDENKPIWMHAEEREECKGKQKDGTSFGEYGGWYKACKVDSPTVTTTLKNLGALYRRQGKFEAAETLEEAAMRSRKQGLDNVHKQRVAEVLNDPESIEKRRSRESLNVDVVKYESGPDGGEEDGTGSLKRSGSFSKLRASIRRSSEKLVRKLKGGSSRDSEPKNPGNEIIV, encoded by the exons ATGTATGAAAACATGTCCACAATGGTGTATCTAAAGGAAGAGAAGTTGGAGAAGCTTACTCAAGATGAAATCATTGCCAAAACTAAGCAAGTTATTAATGGACTAGAGGCACTGAAGAATGAACACAATTCAATTTTACAGAGCTtacttgaaacactgaaatgtttgaAGAAAGATGATGAAACTAATCTGGTTGAAGAAAAATCAAACATGATTCGAAAGTCACTGGAGATGTTGGAACTTGGACTTAGTGAAGCACAG GTAATGATGGCATTGTCAAATCACTTAAATGCAGTGGAATCAGAGAAGCAGAAATTGCGTGCTCAGGTTCGCCGGTTATGCCAGGAAAATCAGTGGCTACGAGATGAACTAGCCAATACGCAACAGAAACTACAGAAAAGTGAGCAATCTGTGGCTCaactggaggaagaaaagaaacatctAGAATTCAtgaatcaattaaaaaaatacgACGATGATATTTCACCATCA GAAGATAAAGATACGGATTCCACCAAAGAGCCTTTGGATGACTTATTTCCCAATGATGAAGATGAGCAAGGACAAGGAA TTCAACAACAGCatagcagtgcagctgctgctgcccaacAAGGTGGCTATGAAATTCCAGCAAGATTAAGGACCCTTCATAATCTTGTTATCCAGTATGCTTCCCAAGGTAGATACGAGGTTGCTGTACCACTCTGTAAACAAGCTCTTGAAGATCTGGAGAAGACTTCAGGTCATGATCATCCTGATGTTGCCACTATGTTAAACATACTTGCTTTGGTGTACAG ggaCCAGAACAAATACAAAGATGCAGCAAACCTCCTGAATGATGCCTTGGCCATCCGTGAGAAGACTTTGGGCAAAGATCATCCAGCG GTGGCAGCAACTCTAAACAACCTTGCAGTGCTTTACGGTAAACGCGGAAAGTACAAGGAAGCTGAACCTTTGTGTAAGCGAGCTCTGGAAATCAGAGAAAAG GTCTTGGGGAAAGATCACCCTGATGTCGCCAAACAATTAAATAACCTGGCTTTACTGTGCCAGAACCAGGGTAAATATGAAGAGGTAGAATACTACTATCAGAGGGCACTGGAGATTTACCAAACTAAGCTGGGACCAGATGATCCAAATGTTGCAAAAACAAAGAATAACCTg GCATCCTGCTATCTAAAACAGGGCAAATTTAAGCAAGCAGAAACTTTATACAAAGAGATTCTTACTCGTGCTCATGAACGGGAATTTGGTTCTGTAGATG ATGAAAATAAACCTATTTGGATGCATGCTGAAGAAAGGGAAGAATGCAAA GGAAAGCAAAAAGATGGCACATCTTTTGGAGAATATGGTGGCTGGTACAAAGCTTGCAAAGTTGATAG TCCAACAGTAACAACTACCTTAAAGAACCTTGGGGCACTTTACAGACGGCAAGGCAAATTTGAAGCTGCTGAAACGTTAGAAGAGGCAGCGATGCGATCTCGTAAACAG GGTCTTGACAATGTTCATAAACAGAGAGTTGCTGAAGTGCTGAATGACCCtgagagcatagagaaaaggcGCAGCCGAGAAAGCCTCAATGTCGATGTGGTAAAGTACGAGAGTGGTCCTGATGGGGGCGAGGAA GATGGCACTGGATCTTTAAAACGCAGCGGTTCCTTTAGCAAACTTCGTGCTTCCATTAGACGCAGCAGCGAGAAGCTGGTTAGGAAGCTGAAGGGCGGAAGTTCACGAGACAGTGAACCAAAGAATCCCGG
- the KLC1 gene encoding kinesin light chain 1 isoform X3 produces MYENMSTMVYLKEEKLEKLTQDEIIAKTKQVINGLEALKNEHNSILQSLLETLKCLKKDDETNLVEEKSNMIRKSLEMLELGLSEAQVMMALSNHLNAVESEKQKLRAQVRRLCQENQWLRDELANTQQKLQKSEQSVAQLEEEKKHLEFMNQLKKYDDDISPSEDKDTDSTKEPLDDLFPNDEDEQGQGIQQQHSSAAAAAQQGGYEIPARLRTLHNLVIQYASQGRYEVAVPLCKQALEDLEKTSGHDHPDVATMLNILALVYRDQNKYKDAANLLNDALAIREKTLGKDHPAVAATLNNLAVLYGKRGKYKEAEPLCKRALEIREKVLGKDHPDVAKQLNNLALLCQNQGKYEEVEYYYQRALEIYQTKLGPDDPNVAKTKNNLASCYLKQGKFKQAETLYKEILTRAHEREFGSVDDENKPIWMHAEEREECKGKQKDGTSFGEYGGWYKACKVDSPTVTTTLKNLGALYRRQGKFEAAETLEEAAMRSRKQGLDNVHKQRVAEVLNDPESIEKRRSRESLNVDVVKYESGPDGGEEVSMSVEWNGDGTGSLKRSGSFSKLRASIRRSSEKLVRKLKGGSSRDSEPKNPGNEIIV; encoded by the exons ATGTATGAAAACATGTCCACAATGGTGTATCTAAAGGAAGAGAAGTTGGAGAAGCTTACTCAAGATGAAATCATTGCCAAAACTAAGCAAGTTATTAATGGACTAGAGGCACTGAAGAATGAACACAATTCAATTTTACAGAGCTtacttgaaacactgaaatgtttgaAGAAAGATGATGAAACTAATCTGGTTGAAGAAAAATCAAACATGATTCGAAAGTCACTGGAGATGTTGGAACTTGGACTTAGTGAAGCACAG GTAATGATGGCATTGTCAAATCACTTAAATGCAGTGGAATCAGAGAAGCAGAAATTGCGTGCTCAGGTTCGCCGGTTATGCCAGGAAAATCAGTGGCTACGAGATGAACTAGCCAATACGCAACAGAAACTACAGAAAAGTGAGCAATCTGTGGCTCaactggaggaagaaaagaaacatctAGAATTCAtgaatcaattaaaaaaatacgACGATGATATTTCACCATCA GAAGATAAAGATACGGATTCCACCAAAGAGCCTTTGGATGACTTATTTCCCAATGATGAAGATGAGCAAGGACAAGGAA TTCAACAACAGCatagcagtgcagctgctgctgcccaacAAGGTGGCTATGAAATTCCAGCAAGATTAAGGACCCTTCATAATCTTGTTATCCAGTATGCTTCCCAAGGTAGATACGAGGTTGCTGTACCACTCTGTAAACAAGCTCTTGAAGATCTGGAGAAGACTTCAGGTCATGATCATCCTGATGTTGCCACTATGTTAAACATACTTGCTTTGGTGTACAG ggaCCAGAACAAATACAAAGATGCAGCAAACCTCCTGAATGATGCCTTGGCCATCCGTGAGAAGACTTTGGGCAAAGATCATCCAGCG GTGGCAGCAACTCTAAACAACCTTGCAGTGCTTTACGGTAAACGCGGAAAGTACAAGGAAGCTGAACCTTTGTGTAAGCGAGCTCTGGAAATCAGAGAAAAG GTCTTGGGGAAAGATCACCCTGATGTCGCCAAACAATTAAATAACCTGGCTTTACTGTGCCAGAACCAGGGTAAATATGAAGAGGTAGAATACTACTATCAGAGGGCACTGGAGATTTACCAAACTAAGCTGGGACCAGATGATCCAAATGTTGCAAAAACAAAGAATAACCTg GCATCCTGCTATCTAAAACAGGGCAAATTTAAGCAAGCAGAAACTTTATACAAAGAGATTCTTACTCGTGCTCATGAACGGGAATTTGGTTCTGTAGATG ATGAAAATAAACCTATTTGGATGCATGCTGAAGAAAGGGAAGAATGCAAA GGAAAGCAAAAAGATGGCACATCTTTTGGAGAATATGGTGGCTGGTACAAAGCTTGCAAAGTTGATAG TCCAACAGTAACAACTACCTTAAAGAACCTTGGGGCACTTTACAGACGGCAAGGCAAATTTGAAGCTGCTGAAACGTTAGAAGAGGCAGCGATGCGATCTCGTAAACAG GGTCTTGACAATGTTCATAAACAGAGAGTTGCTGAAGTGCTGAATGACCCtgagagcatagagaaaaggcGCAGCCGAGAAAGCCTCAATGTCGATGTGGTAAAGTACGAGAGTGGTCCTGATGGGGGCGAGGAAGTGAGTATGAGCGTAGAATGGAATGGG GATGGCACTGGATCTTTAAAACGCAGCGGTTCCTTTAGCAAACTTCGTGCTTCCATTAGACGCAGCAGCGAGAAGCTGGTTAGGAAGCTGAAGGGCGGAAGTTCACGAGACAGTGAACCAAAGAATCCCGG
- the KLC1 gene encoding kinesin light chain 1 isoform X1, with protein MYENMSTMVYLKEEKLEKLTQDEIIAKTKQVINGLEALKNEHNSILQSLLETLKCLKKDDETNLVEEKSNMIRKSLEMLELGLSEAQVMMALSNHLNAVESEKQKLRAQVRRLCQENQWLRDELANTQQKLQKSEQSVAQLEEEKKHLEFMNQLKKYDDDISPSEDKDTDSTKEPLDDLFPNDEDEQGQGIQQQHSSAAAAAQQGGYEIPARLRTLHNLVIQYASQGRYEVAVPLCKQALEDLEKTSGHDHPDVATMLNILALVYRDQNKYKDAANLLNDALAIREKTLGKDHPAVAATLNNLAVLYGKRGKYKEAEPLCKRALEIREKVLGKDHPDVAKQLNNLALLCQNQGKYEEVEYYYQRALEIYQTKLGPDDPNVAKTKNNLASCYLKQGKFKQAETLYKEILTRAHEREFGSVDDENKPIWMHAEEREECKGKQKDGTSFGEYGGWYKACKVDSPTVTTTLKNLGALYRRQGKFEAAETLEEAAMRSRKQGLDNVHKQRVAEVLNDPESIEKRRSRESLNVDVVKYESGPDGGEEVSMSVEWNGDGTGSLKRSGSFSKLRASIRRSSEKLVRKLKGGSSRDSEPKNPGMKRASSLNVLNMGGKATEDHFQERNNCLTDSRALSVSHTDLAH; from the exons ATGTATGAAAACATGTCCACAATGGTGTATCTAAAGGAAGAGAAGTTGGAGAAGCTTACTCAAGATGAAATCATTGCCAAAACTAAGCAAGTTATTAATGGACTAGAGGCACTGAAGAATGAACACAATTCAATTTTACAGAGCTtacttgaaacactgaaatgtttgaAGAAAGATGATGAAACTAATCTGGTTGAAGAAAAATCAAACATGATTCGAAAGTCACTGGAGATGTTGGAACTTGGACTTAGTGAAGCACAG GTAATGATGGCATTGTCAAATCACTTAAATGCAGTGGAATCAGAGAAGCAGAAATTGCGTGCTCAGGTTCGCCGGTTATGCCAGGAAAATCAGTGGCTACGAGATGAACTAGCCAATACGCAACAGAAACTACAGAAAAGTGAGCAATCTGTGGCTCaactggaggaagaaaagaaacatctAGAATTCAtgaatcaattaaaaaaatacgACGATGATATTTCACCATCA GAAGATAAAGATACGGATTCCACCAAAGAGCCTTTGGATGACTTATTTCCCAATGATGAAGATGAGCAAGGACAAGGAA TTCAACAACAGCatagcagtgcagctgctgctgcccaacAAGGTGGCTATGAAATTCCAGCAAGATTAAGGACCCTTCATAATCTTGTTATCCAGTATGCTTCCCAAGGTAGATACGAGGTTGCTGTACCACTCTGTAAACAAGCTCTTGAAGATCTGGAGAAGACTTCAGGTCATGATCATCCTGATGTTGCCACTATGTTAAACATACTTGCTTTGGTGTACAG ggaCCAGAACAAATACAAAGATGCAGCAAACCTCCTGAATGATGCCTTGGCCATCCGTGAGAAGACTTTGGGCAAAGATCATCCAGCG GTGGCAGCAACTCTAAACAACCTTGCAGTGCTTTACGGTAAACGCGGAAAGTACAAGGAAGCTGAACCTTTGTGTAAGCGAGCTCTGGAAATCAGAGAAAAG GTCTTGGGGAAAGATCACCCTGATGTCGCCAAACAATTAAATAACCTGGCTTTACTGTGCCAGAACCAGGGTAAATATGAAGAGGTAGAATACTACTATCAGAGGGCACTGGAGATTTACCAAACTAAGCTGGGACCAGATGATCCAAATGTTGCAAAAACAAAGAATAACCTg GCATCCTGCTATCTAAAACAGGGCAAATTTAAGCAAGCAGAAACTTTATACAAAGAGATTCTTACTCGTGCTCATGAACGGGAATTTGGTTCTGTAGATG ATGAAAATAAACCTATTTGGATGCATGCTGAAGAAAGGGAAGAATGCAAA GGAAAGCAAAAAGATGGCACATCTTTTGGAGAATATGGTGGCTGGTACAAAGCTTGCAAAGTTGATAG TCCAACAGTAACAACTACCTTAAAGAACCTTGGGGCACTTTACAGACGGCAAGGCAAATTTGAAGCTGCTGAAACGTTAGAAGAGGCAGCGATGCGATCTCGTAAACAG GGTCTTGACAATGTTCATAAACAGAGAGTTGCTGAAGTGCTGAATGACCCtgagagcatagagaaaaggcGCAGCCGAGAAAGCCTCAATGTCGATGTGGTAAAGTACGAGAGTGGTCCTGATGGGGGCGAGGAAGTGAGTATGAGCGTAGAATGGAATGGG GATGGCACTGGATCTTTAAAACGCAGCGGTTCCTTTAGCAAACTTCGTGCTTCCATTAGACGCAGCAGCGAGAAGCTGGTTAGGAAGCTGAAGGGCGGAAGTTCACGAGACAGTGAACCAAAGAATCCCGG